From the genome of Bacteroidia bacterium, one region includes:
- a CDS encoding tetratricopeptide repeat protein, translated as MKAEDRLKMLLEFLDQDPDDTFTRYAIATEYNSLGDIENAQKHYEYLVTHHPDYVGTYYHLGKLYEKKGLTEKAIETYQKGMQAALKAKNMHAHSELQTAYRIAAGLEYDE; from the coding sequence ATGAAAGCAGAAGATCGCCTTAAAATGTTATTAGAATTTCTTGACCAAGACCCAGATGATACTTTTACGCGTTATGCAATTGCTACTGAATACAATAGTTTAGGCGATATAGAAAATGCTCAAAAGCATTATGAGTATTTAGTAACTCACCATCCTGATTATGTAGGTACATATTATCATCTAGGAAAGTTGTACGAGAAAAAAGGGCTTACAGAAAAAGCCATAGAAACCTATCAAAAAGGTATGCAAGCTGCGTTAAAGGCTAAAAATATGCACGCCCATTCAGAATTACAGACAGCTTATAGAATTGCCGCAGGTTTAGAGTATGATGAATAA